From Malaya genurostris strain Urasoe2022 chromosome 2, Malgen_1.1, whole genome shotgun sequence:
cagaagtgtcgtgaatacaacgtacccacgcatcacctattcattgacttcaaagcagcatacgacacaatcgatcaagaacagctatggcagataatacacgaatacggtttcccggataaactgacgcgattggtcaaagcaacgatggatagagtgatgtgctacgtccgagtatctgggacgctctcgagtcccttcgaatctcggagagggctacgtcaaagtgatggactttcttgtatcttgttcaatgttgtcctggaaggtgtgattcgaagagcgaggatcgacacgagtggcacgatcttccgaacgtccgtacaactttttggcttcgctgatgataaccttgagaagatgacggaaacctacatcggactgaaagcttaagttaggcgtatcggactggccataaatgcgtctaaaacaaaatacatgcgaggaagaggctctagagaagaaacactacgcctccaaccacgaatattgatagacggtgacgatgtcgaggtggttgacgagttcttgtatttgggctcactggtgaccgccgacaacgacaccagcagagaaatacagagacgtattttggcagggaatcgtgcgtactttggattctaaaaaacccttcgatcgagaaaagtacgacaacgcacgaaattgaccatctataaaacgctcattagaccggttgttctttaTGGCCACGAGATCTGGACTATGTTGGAAGAAGACAAACGCGACCAACGTTTATATCTATAGTTCCAtaagaaatttcatgtacataATTAGTATTTATCAATCAAACAGTTCCGTCGCatgataaaaaatatgtaaataactCACTTCACGTCACTGATATGATTGCACCATTTTCTCTCATTCCAGCGGCCATCAACACCAACGTGTACGAGCAGCAGATTCAGGATACACCGACAACCGTGCTGGCGCTACGTACACTCGGAACGTTCAACTTCGAAGGTCACAGTCTGTTACCGTTTGTGCAACGATGTGCCGATCATTTTCTCGTCAGCGAACAGCAGGAAATAAGAATAGAAGCCGTTCAAACGTGCACGCTTTTGCTGAAATTGGCTCTGCAATCGGTGGATTCGGCGGATGGGTCGGAAACGCTCACTCAAACGGTCGGTAATGTGCTGGAGAAGATACTGATCGTTGGCATCACCGATGTTGATCCCAACGTGCGTCTGAGGGTATTGAAATCACTCGATGACAGCTTTGATTCACAGCTCGCTCAACCTTGGTTTCTGAGTTCTCTTCTAATCACGATGAACGACGAGGTGTTCGAAATCCGTGAACTCGCGATTATTATCATCGGCAGATTGTCGGCTATCAATCCGGCATATGTGATGCCCAGCCTAAGGAAGACGATGGTGCAGATTTTGACCGAATTGGAACACTCCGGAATGAGTCGAAACAAGGAACAGAGTGCTCGGATGTTGGATCACTTGATTGTCAGTACGCCCAGATTGATTTCATCCTACATGAGACCGATTCTGACAATACTGGTACCGAAATTGAAGGAACCGGAATCGAATCCCGGCGTGGTGCTCAATGTGCTTCGAGCTATTGGAGATTTGGCGGAAGTAAACGGTGGCCATCAGGTATTGGAAACTTGGTCGGACGAGTTGTTGGCCACACTGTTGGAAATGTTGAGTGATGCGGGTTCAACTGAGAAAAGAGCCGTTGCCCTGTGGACTCTGGGACAGTTGGTCAGTGCCACTGGTCAAGCCGTGGCACCTTACCACAAATATCCCAATTTAATTGATATTCTGATCAACTTTCTGAAAACCGAACAACAATCCTATGTCAGACGAGAAACCATCCGGGTTCTCGGTTTGCTGGGAGCACTTGATCCGTACAAACACAAAATGAACCGTGGGCTGATCGACATTCAAACGAACAACATTTTGATCTCCATATCGGACTCCAAGACGGACGAGTATTCGGATCTATCCACGTCGGAAATGTTGATAAACATGGGTAATCAACTGGAGGAATACTACCCGGCGGTTGCCATCTCAACGCTGATGAAAATTTTGCGTGATCCAACGCTGTCCCATCATCACATCAGCGTTGTTCAGGCTATCACTTTCATCTTCAAGAGTCTCGGCATCAAGTGCGTACCCTATCTGTCGCAAGTTCTTCCCAGTTTGCTGGGAAATATTCGCAATGCCGAAATGAATCTGAAGGAGTTTCTGTTCCAGCAGTTGTCGATTCTGATCGAAATCGTCAAGCAGCATATTATCAGCTTCATGGAAGAAATCTTCCAACTCATCCGAACCTTCTGGAACAGTAACTATCCGCTGCAATCGACATTGATTAATTTGGTGGAAAAAATTGCCATCGCTCTCGGGTGTGAATTTAAAATCTATCTGCCGCAGTTGATGCCGCAAATTCTTCGCGTACTGTTGCACGACAATTCCGCAAATCGAACGGTCACGGTGAAGCTGCTAATGGCTCTGCAGAAGTTCGGTAACAACTTGGATGATTATTTGCACCTCATCATTCCGGCCATCGTGAAACTGTTCGAACCGATTGACATTCCTTTCGCCGTATCGCTGGCAGCACTGGAAACCATCAACTATTTGGCAGAAATCTTGGACTTCACCGATTTCTCGTCTCGCATTATTCATCCCTTGGTTCGCGTACTGGACAACCATCCGGGGCAGCTTCAAACGGCCGCACTGCAAACGCTCTGTTCGATTATGATTCAGTTGGGTAAGAAATATCTTGTTTTTGTCCCATTGGTCAATCGAGTTATGATCAAGCATAAAATCTCCTACACCGAGTACAACAAACTACTCACGAAGTTACAATCGAGCACCACGCTGGCACTGGATGACGAGTTTCGTTTGCGTCAGGCACGTTTCAAAAATCGGGAAATGTCACTGGCCAGTGATACGACCATTCGCAAACTGAACGTTTCAACGGTCGATCTTCAGTTGGCATTCAAAGCGAATCGTCGGGTATCGAAAGACGACTGGCTGGAGTGGCTCCGTCGGTTGAGCATTGGTTTACTGAAGGAATCGAAGAGTCCGGCTTTGCGATCGTGTCGTACGCTGGCACAAAACTATCCGCAACTGTTGAAAGATTTGTTCAATGCCGCATTCGTTAGCTGCTGGACCGATCTGCCGGACAATCTGAAGGAAGAGTTGTCATCCAGTTTGCAGCAGGCTTTGCTGGTACCCGACCTACCGGAGATCACCCAGACCATACTGAATTTGGCCGAATTTATGGAACACTGTGAGAACGACACCCTCCGCATTGATCCGAAGATCTTGGGTGAGAGAGCGATGGAGTGTCGGGCCTATGCGAAGGCTTTGCACTACAAAGAGGAAGAATTTCATAACATGAAAGAGAAGGATCAGAGCGTATTCGAATCGTTAATACTGATCAATAATAAACTGCAGCAGAAAGAAGCGGCCGAAGGTTTGCTGGAGTTTGCGATGGAACATAAGAGCGCTACGGAAGAGATGAAGGTGCAAGTTCGGTGGTACGAGAAGTTGCACAGTTGGGAGAAGGCGTTGAATTTGTATGAAGAAAAGTTGAAGATCAATGAAGATGATCTGGAATCGAGACTGGGTCAGATGCGTTGTTTGGAGGCACTGGGCGAGTGGTCTTCGTTGAATACGCTAACCAAGGATAAATGGGAGTCACTGGGAACCGAGGGACAATCCAAAGCCGGTAGACTGGCGGCAGCCGCTGCCTGGGGTTTAAAGGATTGGGAAGGAATGCAGCAGTTCATCAAGTTCATCCCGGAAGAAACACAGGATGGTTCGTTCTATCGAGCCGTTTTGGCTATTCATCACGGAGAGTACGAATTGGCACAGACACTGATTGATGACACGAGAGATTTGCTAGACACGGAACTAACGGCCATGGCGGGTGAATCTTACGAGCGGGCCTACGGTGCCATGGTTTGCGTTCAGATGCTCGCTGAGTTGGAAGAGGTGATTCAGTACAAGTTAATCCCCGAACGCCAGGAAACCATCAAATCCATGTGGTGGGATCGTCTGTTGGGAGGCCAACGGCTCGTCGAAGATTGGCAACGCATCCTTCAGGTACACTCGCTGGTAGTTCATCCCGCCAACGACGTTCGTACGTGGTTGAAGTTTGCCTCGCTATGCCGCAAAAGTGGCTCACTGAAGTTATCCGAGAAAACACTTGTCAATCTACTGCGGTATGACCCGTCGCAGTTCCCGAATCATCCGTTGGAATATCTGGAACCGGACATCAGCTTCGCTTACACCAAACACACGTGGATGGCCGGTGAACGGCAGCAGGCTTACGATCAACTGAAACGGTTGGTAAAAAACATTAGCAAAGAAGGTAATTTCCAGGACGAAAAGATTGATAATCCGGACGAAAAGGTAGAGAATGGCCGTCTGCTGGCTCGTTGCTACATGAAACTGGGCCAGTGGCAAAACCAACTGCAAGGTCTGAACGAGCAGTCAATCGAAGGCATTCTGGCTTGCTACAAAAAAGCTACCATCCATGATTCCAACTGGTACAAAGCGTGGCATTTGTGGGCTTACATGAATTTCGAGGTAGTTCAAAATCAAAAGCAACTGGAAGATCTGCAGAAGAATCCGGGTGGTGATAAGGAGAAGTGTATGATTCGGCAGTATGCCGTCCCGGCTGTCCAAGGTTTCTTCCGTTCGATTAATCTATCGCATGGCAATTCTCTGCAGGACACTCTCCGGCTGTTGACTCTTTGGTTCGAATACGGTCAGTATCCGATGGTGTTTGATGCTTTGGTCGAGGGAACGCGACTGATCGAGATCAACACCTGGTTGCAGGTGATTCCGCAGTTGATTGCACGAATCGACACTCCGCGGAATTTGGTTGGAGAGTTAATTCACCAGCTGTTGAATGACATCGGTAAGTCTCACCCGCAAGCGCTAGTCTACCCGTTGACGGTGGCATCCAATTCCGCATCGAAGGCACGGCGTCAAGCCGCTCACAAAATTCTCGGTGCCATGGGTGAACATTGTCCGAAACTGGTCAGTCAAGCTATCATGTGTAGCGAGGAGCTGATCCGGGTAGCAATTCTTTGGCACGAACAGTGGCACGAGGGGCTGGAGGAAGCTTCCCGGCTGTACTTTGGAGATCGCAACATCAAAGGTATGTTCGAAACGTTGGAACCGTTACACGAGATGTTGCAACGGGGTCCGCAAACTCTGAAGGAAACCTCCTTCAACCAAGCTTACGGAAGAGATTTGAATGAGGCGC
This genomic window contains:
- the LOC131431969 gene encoding serine/threonine-protein kinase Tor; the protein is MSNIVQQFVNGLKSRNKDVQNKSAQELSLYVKTELREMQQDDLLAFFEDFNHHIFEMISSTDTNDKKGGVLAINCLVSGDVVNTTTRISRYSNNLRNLMPASDICVMELAAKVLVKLALLPGSKGAESFEFDIKRAFEWLTEERTEGKRHAAVLVLRELAVAMPTFFYQQVGSFFDHIFVAIKDPKPMIREGAGQALRAVLIVTSQREGTKQNNNPQWYNHCYDSAIDCFNELPTREKGFNRDDRIHGALIVFNEILRSSNSAWEKKYMQLESLNVDRRTRHVDDSHGIFPRIRVPFMEKLSGGHNSNSSGYSSRYNDGSDVKFFRQNSSIQESAICRNLVNDNYELICQKVLEQRNSKSLYVIQSLLTILPRLAAFNRREFVANHLKTVVNYLLATLKSKERERNLAFVTLGYISVAVEKEIERYIKRIMEVVTAALPPKDTPSKKKVSIDPSVFMCITLLGHALKSAITSDVKNILASMLSTGLSTGLTVCLHELCENVPQVKQDITSGLLKILSCVLMNKPLPHWLPSRTQAAINTNVYEQQIQDTPTTVLALRTLGTFNFEGHSLLPFVQRCADHFLVSEQQEIRIEAVQTCTLLLKLALQSVDSADGSETLTQTVGNVLEKILIVGITDVDPNVRLRVLKSLDDSFDSQLAQPWFLSSLLITMNDEVFEIRELAIIIIGRLSAINPAYVMPSLRKTMVQILTELEHSGMSRNKEQSARMLDHLIVSTPRLISSYMRPILTILVPKLKEPESNPGVVLNVLRAIGDLAEVNGGHQVLETWSDELLATLLEMLSDAGSTEKRAVALWTLGQLVSATGQAVAPYHKYPNLIDILINFLKTEQQSYVRRETIRVLGLLGALDPYKHKMNRGLIDIQTNNILISISDSKTDEYSDLSTSEMLINMGNQLEEYYPAVAISTLMKILRDPTLSHHHISVVQAITFIFKSLGIKCVPYLSQVLPSLLGNIRNAEMNLKEFLFQQLSILIEIVKQHIISFMEEIFQLIRTFWNSNYPLQSTLINLVEKIAIALGCEFKIYLPQLMPQILRVLLHDNSANRTVTVKLLMALQKFGNNLDDYLHLIIPAIVKLFEPIDIPFAVSLAALETINYLAEILDFTDFSSRIIHPLVRVLDNHPGQLQTAALQTLCSIMIQLGKKYLVFVPLVNRVMIKHKISYTEYNKLLTKLQSSTTLALDDEFRLRQARFKNREMSLASDTTIRKLNVSTVDLQLAFKANRRVSKDDWLEWLRRLSIGLLKESKSPALRSCRTLAQNYPQLLKDLFNAAFVSCWTDLPDNLKEELSSSLQQALLVPDLPEITQTILNLAEFMEHCENDTLRIDPKILGERAMECRAYAKALHYKEEEFHNMKEKDQSVFESLILINNKLQQKEAAEGLLEFAMEHKSATEEMKVQVRWYEKLHSWEKALNLYEEKLKINEDDLESRLGQMRCLEALGEWSSLNTLTKDKWESLGTEGQSKAGRLAAAAAWGLKDWEGMQQFIKFIPEETQDGSFYRAVLAIHHGEYELAQTLIDDTRDLLDTELTAMAGESYERAYGAMVCVQMLAELEEVIQYKLIPERQETIKSMWWDRLLGGQRLVEDWQRILQVHSLVVHPANDVRTWLKFASLCRKSGSLKLSEKTLVNLLRYDPSQFPNHPLEYLEPDISFAYTKHTWMAGERQQAYDQLKRLVKNISKEGNFQDEKIDNPDEKVENGRLLARCYMKLGQWQNQLQGLNEQSIEGILACYKKATIHDSNWYKAWHLWAYMNFEVVQNQKQLEDLQKNPGGDKEKCMIRQYAVPAVQGFFRSINLSHGNSLQDTLRLLTLWFEYGQYPMVFDALVEGTRLIEINTWLQVIPQLIARIDTPRNLVGELIHQLLNDIGKSHPQALVYPLTVASNSASKARRQAAHKILGAMGEHCPKLVSQAIMCSEELIRVAILWHEQWHEGLEEASRLYFGDRNIKGMFETLEPLHEMLQRGPQTLKETSFNQAYGRDLNEAQEWCKHYKNSNNIRDLNQAWDLYYHVFRRISRQLPQLTSLELQYVSPKLLGCRDLELAVPGSYAPYQELIRIASIQSNLQVITSKQRPRKLCIRGSNGKEYMFLLKGHEDLRQDERVMQLFGLVNTLLLNDPDTFRRNLTIQRYAVIPLSTNSGLIGWVPHCDTLHTLIRDYRDKKKTMLNIEHRIMLRMAPDYDHLTLMQKVEVFEYALDLTKGDDLAKLLWLKSPSSEVWFDRRTNYTRSLAVMSMVGYILGLGDRHPSNLMLDRLSGKILHIDFGDCFEVAMTREKFPEKIPFRLTRMLINAMEVTGIKGTYRRTCESVMVVLRRNKDSLMAVLEAFVYDPLLNWRLLDADKNRRSKNATDVDSTTESMEEPLDILPINARNLRMMDPNSNAGGGGGEAIDQGSNYVTNPAEATNNKARAIVDRVKQKLTGKDFNNVEPVSVQQQIDLLIRQATNNENLCQCYIGWCPFW